Proteins encoded together in one Deinococcus hopiensis KR-140 window:
- the mqnB gene encoding futalosine hydrolase, which translates to MNVLIVVATAAEADRLRDLPARVTVSGVGPVAAALATARALAEQSHRLVVSAGIGGAYPGSGLQPGDLAVSSRIVQADLGAQDGEAFLDLTELGLSVLPDVPHAGVFEVWAEAAALARQLGAAYGPALTLSTVTGSAERAQRLAARYPGALTEGMEGAGVAHAAMLAGVPALEVRGISNPAGPRDRSAWRLGEALAATRWGLEELLARS; encoded by the coding sequence GTGAACGTGCTGATCGTCGTCGCCACAGCTGCGGAAGCTGACCGGCTCAGGGACCTGCCCGCGCGGGTGACGGTCAGCGGTGTGGGCCCGGTGGCCGCCGCACTTGCCACTGCCCGCGCCCTGGCCGAACAGTCCCACCGCCTTGTGGTAAGTGCGGGGATCGGCGGCGCGTACCCGGGCAGTGGCTTGCAGCCGGGGGATTTGGCTGTGTCCAGCCGAATCGTGCAGGCGGACCTGGGTGCGCAGGACGGTGAGGCGTTTCTGGACCTGACTGAACTGGGCCTGTCGGTCCTGCCAGATGTGCCGCACGCCGGGGTGTTTGAGGTGTGGGCGGAAGCGGCAGCCCTGGCCAGGCAGCTCGGCGCAGCCTACGGTCCAGCCCTCACGCTCAGCACTGTAACGGGAAGTGCCGAGCGGGCGCAGCGGCTCGCCGCCCGCTACCCCGGCGCACTCACCGAGGGAATGGAGGGCGCTGGGGTGGCCCACGCCGCCATGTTGGCTGGGGTGCCCGCGCTGGAGGTGCGGGGCATCAGCAATCCCGCCGGTCCCCGGGACCGTTCGGCCTGGCGCTTGGGCGAGGCGCTGGCGGCCACGCGGTGGGGGCTGGAGGAACTGCTCGCCAGAAGCTGA
- a CDS encoding Rieske 2Fe-2S domain-containing protein — MTERVRVGHEAALIEGSQTEVQVGGVGVVVVRYEGQFYALRNNCTHKDYPLLGGDVGAGRITCEKHGAKFELSTGKPKTLPAVKPVKLYRTEVDGGEVYVLPL; from the coding sequence ATGACCGAGCGGGTACGGGTGGGGCATGAAGCGGCGTTGATTGAGGGCAGCCAGACCGAGGTGCAGGTGGGTGGCGTGGGCGTGGTGGTGGTCCGGTATGAGGGGCAGTTCTACGCCCTGCGGAACAACTGCACCCACAAGGACTACCCCCTGCTGGGCGGCGATGTCGGCGCGGGCCGCATCACCTGCGAGAAACATGGCGCGAAGTTTGAGTTGAGCACGGGCAAACCCAAGACCCTCCCTGCCGTCAAGCCGGTGAAGCTCTACCGCACCGAGGTGGACGGCGGCGAGGTGTACGTGTTGCCGCTGTGA
- a CDS encoding SDR family NAD(P)-dependent oxidoreductase, with protein sequence MTASPPTSRVMVLTGASSGIGRAIAHELARQGYRLVLAARRADELNRLARELDPSGSRVLAVPTDVTDDASRRALVEAARKHFGRVDVLVNNAGVTVERGWWWDDSDPLRVLRVNLESPIELTRLVLPEMRARGSGHIVNIGSVAGRVPFNGLYSASKFGLRGFSQALRRELLGTGIHVTLVSPGFVRSEMTRAARLPMPGPEVVAQAVGNVLERPRREVIVPRAYHLLVWLDAAFPGFGDRLVQPLLRRRYAHELRGARGEA encoded by the coding sequence ATGACCGCATCCCCTCCCACCTCCCGCGTCATGGTCCTTACCGGCGCGTCCAGCGGCATCGGGCGGGCCATCGCACATGAGCTTGCCCGGCAGGGCTACCGCCTCGTTCTCGCGGCGCGGCGGGCGGACGAACTGAACCGGCTCGCCCGCGAACTCGATCCTTCCGGCTCGCGCGTGCTGGCCGTACCCACGGACGTCACCGACGACGCTTCCCGCCGCGCGCTGGTCGAGGCCGCCCGCAAGCACTTCGGGCGGGTGGACGTGCTCGTCAACAACGCGGGCGTCACCGTTGAGCGCGGCTGGTGGTGGGACGATTCTGATCCGCTGCGGGTGCTGCGCGTGAACCTGGAATCGCCCATCGAACTCACGCGGCTGGTGCTGCCCGAAATGCGTGCCAGGGGCTCGGGCCACATCGTCAATATCGGTTCGGTGGCGGGCCGGGTGCCCTTCAATGGGCTGTATTCGGCGAGCAAGTTCGGCCTGCGCGGTTTTTCACAGGCCTTGCGGCGCGAGCTGCTGGGCACGGGCATCCACGTCACGCTCGTCTCACCGGGCTTTGTCCGCAGCGAGATGACGCGCGCCGCCCGTCTGCCCATGCCGGGGCCGGAAGTCGTGGCGCAGGCGGTGGGGAACGTGCTGGAGCGTCCACGCCGCGAAGTCATCGTGCCGCGCGCCTACCATCTGCTCGTGTGGCTCGACGCCGCGTTTCCCGGCTTCGGGGACCGGCTGGTGCAGCCCCTGTTGCGGCGGCGGTACGCGCACGAGCTACGGGGTGCGCGCGGGGAAGCCTGA
- a CDS encoding ribose-phosphate diphosphokinase, producing MTVAPRPLSERLGQSRRQPLLVFAGQSNRPLAQAICDNLGVTLGHSKTEKFTNDNIIVHYEQSLREGDVFIVQTFSTPVSDAIMELMLMIDAAKSASAGRVTAVIPYYSYARSDKKDSPRISIAARLVADLLQEAGADRILTMTLHSPQVHGYFKVPVDHLSADVVLSQHFKKSVPDAHDGVVLAPDAGSIKRASQIARRLDSGLAMIDKERISDTEVRPRALIGEVEGKTVFIVDDEISTAGSLVETVNIARSMGAKDVYVAVTHGVYTGPAIERIAALDVTQVASTNTVHVPESKIQGANGKLAVLDVAPLFANAIANIHTGASVSTLFE from the coding sequence GTGACCGTTGCCCCCCGTCCCCTGTCCGAGCGACTCGGTCAGAGTCGCCGTCAGCCGCTGCTCGTGTTTGCCGGGCAGAGCAATCGCCCCCTCGCCCAGGCCATCTGCGACAACCTCGGCGTCACGTTGGGCCACTCCAAGACCGAGAAGTTCACGAACGACAACATCATCGTGCACTACGAGCAGTCGCTGCGTGAGGGAGACGTGTTTATCGTCCAGACCTTCTCTACCCCCGTCAGCGACGCGATCATGGAGCTGATGCTGATGATCGACGCCGCCAAGAGCGCGTCGGCGGGCCGGGTCACGGCGGTCATTCCCTACTATTCCTACGCCCGCAGCGATAAGAAGGACAGCCCGCGCATCTCCATCGCCGCACGCCTGGTGGCAGACCTGCTGCAGGAGGCCGGAGCGGACCGCATCCTGACCATGACCCTGCACTCGCCGCAGGTCCACGGCTACTTCAAGGTGCCGGTGGACCACCTCTCGGCGGACGTGGTGCTCAGCCAGCACTTCAAGAAGTCCGTGCCCGACGCCCATGACGGCGTGGTGCTCGCGCCCGACGCGGGCAGCATCAAGCGGGCTTCTCAGATCGCCCGCCGCCTGGACTCGGGCCTCGCCATGATCGACAAGGAGCGCATCTCGGACACCGAGGTCCGTCCCCGCGCCCTGATCGGTGAGGTGGAAGGCAAGACCGTGTTTATCGTGGACGACGAAATCAGCACCGCCGGTAGCCTCGTCGAGACGGTTAACATCGCCCGCAGCATGGGCGCGAAAGACGTGTATGTGGCCGTTACCCACGGCGTCTACACGGGCCCGGCCATCGAGCGCATCGCCGCGCTGGACGTGACCCAGGTGGCGAGCACCAACACCGTGCATGTTCCGGAGTCCAAGATTCAGGGCGCGAATGGCAAACTCGCGGTCTTGGACGTGGCTCCGTTGTTCGCCAATGCGATTGCCAACATCCACACGGGCGCGAGCGTGAGCACCCTGTTCGAGTAA
- a CDS encoding organic hydroperoxide resistance protein, which yields MSNLYTAEAVATGGRAGHTLTSDGRLDLALSVPAEIGGDGGPGTNPEQLFAAGYAACFQGALGVVARRQKLDLDQGSTITARVGLQKSGLAFALDVELEGHFPGLSREQAEELMHAAHEVCPYSVATRGNVDVRLRVAE from the coding sequence GTGAGCAACCTTTACACTGCCGAGGCCGTCGCCACTGGAGGCCGCGCAGGCCACACCCTTACGTCGGATGGCCGCCTTGACCTCGCCCTTAGCGTTCCTGCCGAAATCGGCGGTGATGGCGGCCCCGGCACCAACCCCGAGCAGCTGTTTGCGGCGGGCTACGCGGCATGCTTCCAGGGGGCGCTCGGCGTGGTGGCGCGGCGGCAGAAGCTGGACCTGGACCAGGGCAGCACCATTACGGCACGGGTGGGCCTGCAAAAAAGCGGGCTCGCGTTCGCGCTGGATGTAGAGCTGGAGGGCCACTTTCCGGGGCTGAGCCGCGAGCAGGCCGAGGAACTGATGCACGCCGCCCACGAGGTCTGCCCCTACAGCGTGGCGACGCGGGGCAATGTGGACGTGCGCCTGCGCGTGGCGGAGTAA
- a CDS encoding App1 family protein, with translation MSVLKTALKAVQPALERALSGLDRAFSGYVQPRRARGKLILQPYVGWGTPVFVELTGRVLLPRALAPARTADPHWHNFRNILRRLLSREVGGVQVTGTLGEATASGVSDADGYFTLVFEPGEGGPFSEGWHEARLSIGGRPGRTRADVQVIGKARFGVISDLDDTVIRSDVTSVPRMLLTSLTGNARTRLPFPGVSALYRALTRDLRGGEETRNPIFYVSSSPWNFFDLLWQFLDYRRIPPGPLFLRNWGVELLRGHGGHKHEVIERLFSRFPELNFVLIGDSGEQDPEIYAEVVRRHPGRVLGVYIRDVTETGRDEGVRKLREEVRQAGVDLVLAADTLNAATHAMALGLIRPGELRSVAASVTRRTKP, from the coding sequence ATGAGCGTCCTCAAGACGGCGTTGAAGGCGGTCCAGCCGGCCCTGGAACGGGCACTCTCCGGGCTGGACAGGGCCTTTTCGGGCTACGTCCAGCCCCGGCGCGCACGCGGCAAGCTGATTTTGCAGCCCTACGTGGGCTGGGGTACGCCCGTGTTCGTCGAGCTGACGGGGCGGGTGCTGCTGCCCCGCGCGCTGGCCCCCGCCCGCACGGCGGACCCGCACTGGCACAACTTCCGCAACATCCTGCGCCGCCTGCTCTCGCGCGAGGTGGGCGGCGTGCAGGTGACCGGCACGCTGGGTGAGGCCACGGCCAGCGGCGTAAGCGACGCGGACGGCTATTTCACCCTCGTCTTCGAGCCGGGGGAGGGCGGGCCTTTCTCGGAGGGCTGGCACGAGGCGCGGCTGAGCATCGGGGGCCGTCCGGGCCGCACCCGCGCCGACGTGCAGGTGATCGGGAAAGCCCGCTTCGGCGTGATCAGTGACCTCGACGACACGGTAATCCGCTCGGACGTGACGAGCGTGCCGCGCATGCTGCTCACCAGCCTGACGGGCAATGCGCGTACCCGCCTGCCCTTTCCCGGCGTCAGCGCCCTGTACCGCGCCCTGACCCGCGATCTGCGCGGGGGAGAGGAGACGCGCAACCCGATCTTTTACGTGTCCAGCAGTCCGTGGAACTTCTTCGACCTGCTGTGGCAGTTTCTGGACTACCGACGCATTCCGCCCGGCCCGCTCTTCCTCCGCAACTGGGGCGTGGAGTTGTTGCGCGGTCATGGCGGCCACAAGCACGAGGTCATTGAGCGCCTCTTTTCCCGCTTTCCAGAGCTCAACTTCGTCCTGATCGGGGACAGCGGCGAGCAGGACCCCGAGATCTACGCCGAGGTGGTGCGCCGTCACCCAGGCCGTGTGCTTGGCGTGTACATCCGTGACGTGACGGAAACGGGCCGGGATGAGGGCGTGCGGAAGTTGCGCGAGGAGGTCCGCCAGGCCGGGGTGGACCTCGTGCTCGCTGCCGACACCCTGAACGCCGCGACCCACGCGATGGCCCTGGGCCTGATCCGGCCCGGGGAGCTGCGGAGCGTGGCCGCCAGCGTAACGCGGCGCACGAAGCCCTAG
- the trpS gene encoding tryptophan--tRNA ligase — protein sequence MTIAAPRPRILTGDRPTAPLHIGHLVGSLQSRVSLQREYETYVLLADVQALTDNFENPGKIRQNVLEVALDYLAVGLDPQVSTFVVQSRLPEIAELTVFFLNLVTVSHLRQNPTVKAEIAQKGFGESVPAGFFVYPVSQAADIAVFGAGLVPVGEDQLPMIEGTREIVRRFNHLYAPVLTEPQALVGRAARLPGLDGNGKMSKSLGNAIFLSDSADEVARKVRGMYTDPNHLRAEDPGKVEGNPVFAYLDAFDPDRAGVQALKDRYRRGGLGDVRVKRHLLEVLEGTIAPIRGRRAEFARDRAGVEVLLREGTARGRDVAARTMVEVREAMGLDDFRERGRRPQEGEKA from the coding sequence ATGACCATCGCTGCCCCTCGCCCCCGCATCCTTACCGGAGACCGGCCCACCGCCCCACTGCACATCGGCCACCTCGTCGGCTCACTGCAAAGCCGGGTGTCCTTGCAGCGCGAGTACGAAACGTATGTGTTGCTCGCGGACGTGCAGGCACTTACCGATAACTTCGAGAATCCCGGCAAGATCCGCCAGAACGTGCTGGAGGTGGCGCTCGATTACCTCGCGGTGGGGCTCGATCCACAGGTCAGCACCTTCGTCGTTCAGTCGCGGTTGCCCGAGATCGCGGAACTCACCGTCTTTTTCCTCAATCTCGTGACCGTCTCGCACCTGCGGCAAAACCCCACCGTCAAGGCGGAGATCGCGCAAAAAGGCTTCGGAGAGTCCGTGCCCGCCGGATTCTTCGTCTATCCCGTCTCTCAGGCCGCCGATATCGCCGTATTCGGCGCTGGCCTCGTGCCCGTGGGCGAGGACCAGCTCCCCATGATCGAGGGGACGCGCGAGATTGTGCGGCGCTTCAACCACCTCTATGCCCCCGTGCTGACCGAACCGCAGGCGCTTGTGGGCCGCGCGGCCCGTCTGCCAGGCCTGGACGGCAACGGCAAGATGAGCAAGTCGCTGGGCAACGCAATTTTCCTGTCTGACAGCGCCGACGAGGTGGCCCGGAAGGTGCGGGGCATGTACACCGATCCGAACCACCTGCGTGCTGAGGACCCCGGTAAGGTGGAGGGCAACCCCGTCTTCGCCTACCTGGACGCCTTTGACCCGGACCGGGCGGGGGTGCAGGCCCTGAAAGACCGCTACCGGCGGGGCGGCCTGGGCGACGTGCGGGTCAAGCGGCACCTGCTGGAAGTGCTGGAAGGCACCATCGCGCCCATCCGTGGGCGCCGGGCCGAATTTGCTCGGGACCGGGCCGGCGTGGAGGTCCTGCTCCGCGAGGGCACCGCCCGGGGCCGCGATGTGGCGGCCAGGACGATGGTGGAGGTACGGGAGGCGATGGGACTGGACGATTTCCGGGAACGGGGAAGGAGGCCGCAGGAGGGGGAAAAAGCGTGA
- a CDS encoding DMT family transporter codes for MPWLPMLVAVLVGTVIPLRTANSRLAQVAGHSTGAALISVTLTLLGTFVLLVRPGHASALADAHLPWWTWIGGASGMVYLLGRAALAPRLGTATLLSPTVLGQLLAAGLLEHVGWLGLPQHALTPERLLGPALVAWVVLVRQF; via the coding sequence ATGCCCTGGCTCCCGATGCTCGTGGCGGTGCTGGTGGGCACCGTCATTCCCCTCCGAACCGCCAATTCGCGCCTTGCCCAGGTGGCCGGGCACTCCACCGGGGCGGCCCTGATCAGCGTGACCCTGACGCTGCTGGGCACCTTCGTTTTGCTGGTGAGGCCGGGGCACGCCTCCGCCCTCGCAGACGCGCACCTGCCCTGGTGGACCTGGATCGGCGGAGCCTCCGGCATGGTGTACCTGCTGGGGCGGGCGGCGCTGGCCCCACGCCTGGGCACCGCCACCCTGCTGAGCCCCACCGTGCTGGGGCAACTGTTGGCAGCCGGGCTGCTCGAACACGTCGGGTGGCTGGGTCTGCCCCAACACGCGCTCACGCCGGAGCGGCTGCTGGGACCCGCGCTGGTGGCGTGGGTGGTACTGGTGCGGCAGTTTTGA
- the dnaJ gene encoding molecular chaperone DnaJ: protein MDYYELLGVSRTASADEIKSSYRKLALKFHPDRNKEEGAAEQFARINEAYAVLSDPEKRAHYDRFGSAPGAGMPGSDPFGGMGGAGFDPMDIFEQLFGGMGGRGGRRGPARGDDLETEAHVTLLQARAGEEIEVEVDRLTTCEHCHGNRSEPGGKPPKTCTTCHGAGAVRAQARTIFGVVETQQPCPTCRGEGQMIEDPCTVCKGRGRTLKAETVKVKLPRGIDEGYRIRVAGMGNEGPGGNGDLYVHIEMERHPELRREQEHLIYTAPIGFAKAALGGEIAVPTLDGPQTVEVKAGTQHGELHRLRGQGLPRLQGAGSGDLIVEYEVTVPKPTQLSPEAREALHAYARAVGDEVNEHREGFFDKVGKIFHRD from the coding sequence ATGGATTACTACGAACTGCTGGGCGTTTCGCGCACCGCGAGCGCCGACGAGATCAAGAGTTCCTACCGCAAACTCGCCCTGAAGTTCCACCCCGACCGCAATAAGGAAGAGGGAGCCGCCGAGCAGTTCGCCCGCATCAACGAGGCGTACGCGGTGCTCTCGGACCCCGAGAAGCGCGCCCACTACGACCGCTTCGGCAGCGCGCCGGGCGCCGGGATGCCGGGCAGCGATCCCTTTGGCGGGATGGGCGGCGCGGGCTTCGATCCCATGGACATCTTTGAGCAACTGTTCGGGGGCATGGGTGGGCGCGGTGGTCGGCGGGGTCCGGCACGCGGCGACGATCTGGAAACCGAGGCCCACGTTACGCTGCTCCAGGCCCGTGCGGGCGAGGAGATCGAGGTGGAGGTCGACCGCCTCACGACCTGCGAGCACTGCCACGGCAACCGCAGTGAGCCGGGGGGCAAGCCGCCCAAGACCTGCACGACCTGTCATGGGGCGGGCGCCGTCCGGGCCCAGGCCCGCACGATCTTCGGCGTGGTGGAAACGCAGCAGCCCTGCCCCACCTGCCGGGGCGAGGGCCAGATGATCGAGGACCCCTGCACCGTCTGTAAGGGCCGGGGCCGGACCCTCAAGGCCGAGACGGTCAAGGTCAAGCTGCCGCGCGGCATCGATGAGGGCTACCGCATCCGCGTGGCGGGTATGGGCAACGAGGGCCCCGGCGGCAACGGTGACCTGTACGTCCACATCGAGATGGAGCGTCACCCTGAGTTGCGCCGGGAGCAGGAACACCTGATTTACACTGCGCCCATCGGCTTTGCCAAGGCGGCGCTCGGTGGGGAGATCGCGGTGCCCACCCTCGACGGCCCGCAGACGGTAGAGGTCAAAGCAGGCACCCAGCACGGCGAACTCCACCGCCTGCGCGGTCAGGGCCTGCCCCGCCTTCAGGGTGCGGGCAGCGGCGACCTGATCGTGGAATACGAGGTCACGGTACCCAAACCCACCCAGCTCTCGCCCGAAGCCAGAGAGGCCCTGCACGCCTATGCCCGCGCCGTGGGCGACGAGGTGAACGAACACCGTGAGGGCTTTTTCGACAAGGTGGGCAAGATCTTCCACCGGGACTGA
- a CDS encoding S8 family serine peptidase translates to MKSPLSRALLFALALLMGTANSAPRTTPKPPTTAAALPELAPLPARPQVAPPLTPLAPLSAPATTAYQPRDPLFRGQWNLREIQLPGAWADRPGSERGAAVTVAVLDTGYVNSPELAGRVVNGYDFVSDPARSGDGDGRDRDASGRGQFAYHAEVIGNIIGAAHDGRGMVGINPQARVVQVRVGGTDGMIDPQDLADAMRWAVGLPAPGAPANPNPARVLNLSLYADFIPLTGCDARIQAAIDAVTARGALVVTGAANDGADAGGYTPAGCRNVLTVTSVDERGQRPGYANWGASVSLAAPGGEPSHGIPASSLSGPGGERSPNGTSFAAPHASGVASLLFGLKPTLTPAQVRDILIRTATPFPGGRCDPDARKTCGRGTLNAAAALRALGSSAGTTSGRTAAPGTLR, encoded by the coding sequence ATGAAGTCTCCTCTCTCCCGGGCCCTGCTGTTTGCGCTGGCGCTACTGATGGGAACGGCGAACAGCGCCCCGCGCACCACACCCAAGCCGCCCACCACGGCGGCTGCGCTCCCCGAGCTCGCTCCCCTGCCGGCCCGTCCGCAAGTCGCGCCGCCCCTGACGCCGCTCGCGCCCCTTTCGGCCCCGGCCACCACGGCCTACCAACCGCGCGATCCCCTCTTTCGCGGGCAGTGGAACCTGCGCGAGATCCAACTGCCCGGGGCGTGGGCGGACCGTCCCGGCAGCGAGCGCGGGGCGGCCGTGACCGTGGCCGTGCTGGATACGGGATACGTGAATTCGCCGGAGCTGGCGGGCCGGGTGGTGAACGGCTACGACTTCGTGTCGGACCCCGCCCGTTCGGGCGACGGCGACGGGCGGGACCGGGACGCGAGCGGTAGGGGTCAGTTCGCCTACCACGCCGAGGTGATCGGCAACATCATCGGGGCGGCGCACGATGGCCGCGGGATGGTGGGCATCAACCCGCAGGCGCGGGTGGTGCAGGTGCGGGTGGGCGGTACGGACGGCATGATCGATCCGCAGGACCTGGCCGACGCGATGCGCTGGGCGGTTGGCCTCCCCGCGCCCGGCGCGCCCGCCAACCCCAACCCCGCCCGGGTACTGAACCTCAGCCTGTATGCCGACTTCATTCCGCTCACGGGCTGCGACGCCCGCATTCAGGCGGCCATCGACGCGGTGACGGCGCGGGGAGCGTTGGTGGTAACGGGCGCAGCGAACGACGGAGCGGACGCCGGGGGGTATACCCCGGCGGGATGCCGCAACGTCCTGACGGTCACGAGCGTGGACGAGCGGGGTCAGCGCCCCGGCTACGCCAACTGGGGCGCGAGCGTGTCCCTGGCCGCGCCCGGAGGCGAGCCGAGCCACGGCATTCCGGCAAGCAGCCTTAGCGGCCCTGGCGGCGAGCGCAGCCCCAACGGTACCAGCTTCGCCGCGCCGCACGCTTCTGGCGTTGCCAGCCTGCTGTTTGGCCTCAAGCCGACCCTGACCCCCGCGCAGGTCCGGGACATCCTGATCCGCACGGCCACGCCCTTTCCGGGGGGGCGCTGTGACCCCGACGCCCGCAAGACCTGCGGGCGCGGCACGCTGAATGCGGCGGCGGCGCTGCGCGCCCTGGGAAGCAGTGCGGGCACGACGTCGGGACGGACGGCTGCCCCGGGAACGTTACGCTGA
- the tdh gene encoding L-threonine 3-dehydrogenase, which translates to MKALSKQEAREGLWMVQAALPIPGPNDLLIRIKHSSICGTDVHIYKWDEWAQKTIPVPMIVGHEYVGVVAGMGSEVRGFEIGDRVSGEGHVTCGHCRNCRAGRRHLCRNTLGVGVNRPGSFAEYLVLPAFNAFKLPADIPDEIASIFDPFGNAVHTALTYDLVGEDVLVTGAGPIGVMAAAVARHVGARNVVVTDVNDYRLDLARQMGATRTVNVARDDLWTVAADELGMTEGFDVGLEMSGSGLAFAQMVKAMNHGGKIALLGIPSGQVDIDWNDVIFKMLTVKGIYGREMFETWYKMTALIQSGLNLTPVLTHRFPIDEFQQGFDVMLGGQSGKVILDW; encoded by the coding sequence ATGAAGGCCCTCAGCAAACAGGAAGCCCGCGAAGGGTTATGGATGGTGCAGGCGGCCCTTCCCATACCTGGTCCCAACGATCTGCTGATCCGCATCAAACACTCCTCCATCTGCGGCACCGACGTCCATATCTACAAGTGGGACGAGTGGGCCCAGAAGACCATTCCCGTGCCCATGATCGTCGGGCACGAGTACGTGGGCGTCGTGGCCGGCATGGGCAGCGAGGTGCGTGGGTTTGAAATTGGGGACCGCGTGAGCGGTGAGGGCCACGTGACCTGCGGTCACTGCCGCAACTGCCGCGCGGGCCGCCGCCACCTGTGCCGCAACACCCTGGGGGTGGGCGTCAATCGCCCCGGCTCCTTTGCCGAGTACCTCGTGCTGCCCGCCTTCAACGCCTTCAAGCTGCCTGCTGATATTCCCGACGAAATCGCGTCCATTTTCGATCCTTTTGGCAACGCGGTCCACACGGCGCTGACCTACGACCTGGTGGGCGAGGACGTGTTGGTCACCGGCGCGGGCCCCATCGGCGTGATGGCCGCCGCTGTCGCCCGGCACGTGGGGGCGCGCAACGTCGTCGTGACGGACGTGAACGACTACCGCCTGGACCTGGCCCGCCAGATGGGCGCGACGCGCACCGTGAATGTGGCCCGTGACGACCTCTGGACGGTGGCGGCAGACGAACTCGGCATGACCGAGGGATTCGACGTGGGCCTGGAGATGAGCGGCTCGGGCCTGGCCTTCGCGCAGATGGTGAAGGCCATGAACCACGGCGGCAAGATTGCGCTGCTGGGCATTCCTTCGGGCCAGGTGGACATTGATTGGAACGACGTGATTTTCAAGATGCTGACTGTGAAGGGCATTTACGGCCGCGAGATGTTTGAGACCTGGTACAAGATGACGGCCCTGATCCAGTCGGGCCTGAACCTGACGCCGGTCCTGACCCACCGTTTTCCCATCGACGAGTTTCAGCAAGGTTTCGACGTCATGCTTGGCGGGCAGAGCGGGAAGGTGATTCTGGACTGGTGA
- a CDS encoding uracil-DNA glycosylase, translated as MTQPPANQQLRSAASGRNVVPGWTQLIKGQPDVIEVQLDVDQADLNREHGCLLIEYWAGHDDLTLQSILPTRAFKAATEGWCVFIPAQGRVLVRAIDPQPTPPLLASHWINVEPNTPAGTVVNVSVKFPPEGAEGPGLQG; from the coding sequence ATGACCCAGCCCCCCGCGAATCAGCAGCTCAGAAGCGCCGCCAGCGGGCGCAACGTGGTGCCCGGCTGGACCCAGCTCATCAAGGGCCAGCCCGACGTTATCGAAGTGCAGCTGGACGTAGACCAGGCAGACCTGAACCGCGAACACGGCTGCTTGCTGATCGAGTACTGGGCCGGGCACGACGACCTCACCCTGCAAAGCATTCTGCCCACGCGCGCCTTCAAGGCCGCCACCGAGGGCTGGTGCGTGTTTATCCCCGCGCAGGGCCGCGTGCTCGTCCGCGCCATCGATCCGCAGCCCACGCCGCCCCTGCTGGCCAGCCACTGGATCAACGTCGAGCCGAACACTCCGGCAGGAACGGTGGTCAACGTCAGCGTGAAGTTTCCCCCGGAAGGGGCGGAGGGACCAGGCCTGCAGGGTTAG